Below is a window of Bacilli bacterium PM5-9 DNA.
TTACCAGTATGCCCACTATGTGGTGTTGAAACATATGAAAAAGAGTAAAAAAGAAAACATTGCCTAAAAACAATGTTTTTTATTTTCGTTTATTAATATTACTTAATCCACTTTTATAATCTGTAACACCCTTGTTTGCTAAGAAAATTTGAATTACATTTAAAACAAATGATGGTGCAATCAGTTTTGAAAATAAAAATGGATCTTTACTATTAATTTCAAAATTATAGAAAACACTAGGTATACTAGAAGCAAACAAACATAGTGTACCAATAATAAGCAACAACATTGACTGTTTTTTATACGATATTCCAGTGAAAACTGCTCCCAATAACGATAAAACAATAAAGATAATAAACATAATAAAATGATTATTTATTTTAAAAACAACTTCACTTGTTTCTGGATTAGTAAAAATACCATTGCTAAAAGCTAAATATAAAGTAAAGCCAGTAAAGGCTAGAACTATCACTGTTAAGGATACTGACAATAAAATTAAAGTTCTATTAAACATTTTTTCACCACTTTTCATAATATATAACATTATATCACAAAATCTACTTGCATATCACTAAATTGTTGTGCTATAATTATGAAGTACTCACCAGTGAAACATCTAATGCCCAGGTGGCGGAACTGGTAGACGCACAGGACTTAAAATCCTGCGGATAGTGATATCCGTGCCGGTTCGATTCCGGCTCTGGGCACCATACAAAATTAAAATGGCTCGTTTAAAGCGTGCTGTTTTTTTATATAAATTAAGGAGGCTAATAACATGGAACTAATTCAAGTTGGCGAAAAAACATATTATATCAAGAATGCAACAAACATTGGTATTTATAAGATTGATGATGAAAATGTCTATCTTATTGATTCTGGAAATGATAAAGATGCTGCAAAGAAAATTTTAAAAATCATTACTGAAAATGGTTGGAATCTAAAAGGAATAATTTCTACTCACTCTAATGCTGATCATATAGGTGGGAATAAGTTTTTACAAGATAAAACAGAGTGTAATGTTTTAGCATACAATATTGAAAAATGTATTACAGAGTTTCCAATGTTAGAGCCTTCATTTTTATATGGAGGATATCCTTTTAAAGAAATAAGAAATAAATTTTTAATGGCTAAACCTTCTAAAGCAATACCAATAGAAGATAACCTTCCAAATGGATTAGAGTTTTTTACTTTACATGGTCATTTCTTTGACATGGTAGGTATTAAAACAAGTGATGATGTTTATTTTTTAGCTGATTCTCTAATTGATGAAAAGACAATTAAAAAATACCATTTATTCTTTGTTTATGATATTAAAGAATTCCTTAAAACATTAGATTACTTAGAAACATTAAAAGGTGCTTTATTTATCCCATCGCACTGTGAAGCAAGCAATGACATAACTTCATTAATTAAATTAAATAGAGATAAAGTTATGGAAGTAATGAATAAAATATATAACATTTGCGAAAACAAATTAACGTTTGAAGAAATACTAAAAAATATCTTTGAAGAATATAATTTAGTAATGAATGCTAATCAATTTGTTTTAGTAGGAAGTACTGTAAAATCATATCTAGCATACCTTGCTGATGAAGGTAAAGTAGGTTATGAGTTTAACGATAATAAAATGATATGGTCACAAAAAAATAGAGAGATTATTTAATTTCTCTATTTTTATTATCTTTTAATAATTTAATAAATAATTCCATGGCAGGAGTAATCCATTTATTTTGATGATATGCACATATAATTGTAACTTCTTTATTTGTAATTGGAATATCAATTTCTTTTAATATATTATCTTCTAATTCCTTTTCAATAGTATACTTTGGTAAATAAGCTATACCTAAATTATTAATAACACTTCTTTTTATTGCTTCAATGCTACCTAATTCAATAGTATTATTTGGAAAGAAGTTATTTTTTTATTAAAATGAGTGTTTTGTAGAGATATATAGTATCTAAATAAAATTATTTTTTATTGAATATCTTATTTTTTTATGATAATATTTTGGCAAATATATTAAAGGAGGATTATCTATGAAAAAACCTATTATTGGTATATCTTCAAATGCACGTGAAGACTTTGAATTATGGTTCAACGATTACTATATTAATTTTGTTGGAATGGATGAAGTTAATGTAATTACTGATACAGGTGGTGTTCCACTTGTCTTACCTCAAGTAGTTGATACTAGTTGTTTAGATACATACTTAGACATAATCGATGGGCTTGTTATTGTTGGTGGTTTAGATGTTTCACCTTCATATTATAATGAGGATACTCACCCTCTATGTGGTGAACTAAATCCTAAAAGAGATGAGTTTGAAAGTTATTTAATTAAAAAAGCAAGCGAGAGAAATATCCCATTGCTTGTTATTTGTCGTGGTTTACAACTTACAAATGTTATTTATGGTGGAAGCTTATATCAAGATTTATCATTAAATCCTGAAATCACAATTAAACATAGTGCGATGAAAGAGGGAGGTAATGATGTTCACTCAATTAATATTATTGACAAAAACTCAAGATTTCATCAATTAGTGCAGACAGATGAAATGTATGTTAATTCAATTCACCATCAAGTTATTAAAGACTTAGCTAGCGATTTTAATATTGTAGCTGTATCAAGAGATAATGTTATTGAGGTAATTGAACATAAGGATAAAAGTAAGTTTTTTATTGGAACACAATTTCATCCTGAAATTATGGGTGCAAGAGGTAATGAATTAATGAAAAATATTTTTTATGGAATGCACAAATATATTACTGAAAACCAATAATAATCGCCTGTTATAAAGAAAAATTATCATTTTTTTTCGAAACTATAATGTTTGTTTATTTATATTGAAAATAATTAACATTATTGAAAAAAATGTTTTTTTTCGTTTGTTTTTACGCATTTTTATGATATATTATAGACAAATTAGAGAGAAGGAGATTACAATATGAAATGGCAAACAAAAGATGAATTATTGCAATTAATGAAAGATTTAGTAAGCATTAAAAGTGTTTCTCAAACACCTGATGAAATCAATGCTGCAAACTTTGTATATGAGTCTTTATCAACTTTAGACTATTACAAAAAAAATCCTGAACATTTAATTAAAGTAGATGTTCCTGGTGCATTCCCAAGAGCAGCTATTGTTGCCTTAATGAAAAAAGGACCATCTAAAAAAACTTTACTAGGAGTAGCTCACTTTGATACAGTTGGTGTTGATGATGCTGGAATCTTAAAAGATATTATTACTAATCCAGATGAGTATACTAAACAAGTAGGTAAATTAAACCTTGATCCAGAATCAAGAAAAGATTTAGAATCAGGGGAATATCTATTTGGACGTGGAACAATGGATATGAAAGCTGGTATGGCATTACTAATGCAAAAACTTGAAAAATATAGTAATGACGATAATTTTGATGGTAACTTATTATTCTCATTTGTTGGAGATGAAGAAGTTAACTCTGATGGAGCATTAGCTGCAATTCCTGAAGTTGCTAAAGTACTTGAAAGAGAAGGATTAGAAGCTATTGCTTGTTTAGATACTGAACCTGACTTTGCTGCTTATCCAAACGATGATAATTTATATATGTATACAGGTACTGTTGGTAAATTACTAGGTGGTTTCTTTGTTTTAGGAAAAGAAACTCATGTTGGTGAATCATTATCAGGTTTAAATGCTCACTTAGTAATGGCAAACATTATTAGAAGAATGGAAATCAGTATGGACTTTACTGAAAAAGTTGGAAATAATGTTACAATGCCTCCAACTAGTTTAAAGCTTGAAGATCATAAAGAGTTATATAATGTGCAAACTCCATTATCAGCACATATCTACTATAATATTCAAACATTTAAAAACAGTCCTAAAGTATATATGGATAAACTTAAAAAAGTTGCTCAAGAAGCAATTGATGAATCATATCAACATGTTTTAAAAATGACTGAAGAATACAAACAAGCTTCAGGATTACCAATTACACCATTAGATATGAATCCACAAGTATATACTTATGATGAGTTCTATCAAGAAGTTAAACAAGAATATCCAAATATCGATGAATTAATTGATGCGCAAATTAAAGAATTATTAAAAGATGATATTGATGAAAGAGATTTAACTGTGGGATTAATCAAATATCTTCAAGTAATTAGTAGTAATAAAAATCCAAAAGTTATTACATACTTTGCTCCATCATACTATCCACATGTTAGTTTAGATGCAAGTAAACCAACTCATAAAGCAGTTATTGATGCTAGTTTAAAAGCTATTGATTTTGCGAAAAAAGAATTTGATGTTGATATTAAACAATCAAATTATTTCCAAGGAATTTGTGATTTAAGTTTCTTTGCATTAGAAGATGCTGCAGATGTTTTAACTTATTTAAAACCAAATATGCCTACATTAGGTAGAACTTATAACTTACCATTAGATGAGATTGCTAAAGTTGATGTTCCAGTTATTAACTATGGTCCTCATGGTAGAGATGCTCATAAATACACAGAAAGAATCTTAGTTGATTATTCATTTGGCGTAGTTCCAGTTGTATTAGATGAGTTAATTAAAAATTTATTTTCAATGTAATCTAAAAAGTGATTATGCCAAACATAATCACTTTCTTATTTTCCTATAAAAAAAACTTAGTTCAACTAAGCTTTTTTATTATCATCTTTTATTTTATTTCGATTTAAAAATGCAAAATAGCATCCAACCATTATTCCTCCACCTACAAGGTTTCCTAAAGTTGCCCATAGTAAGTTATTAAATACACCTGCTGTTGTAAACATCATATCATGATAACTTGCTACACTTGCAGCACCTGGAGTCATCCATGTCATTAAGAATACACCAAAGTTTGCAATACTATGTTCAAATCCAAGATATACAAATGGTACTAATCCTAATGGAATTATAAATAATTTTGAAATATCTTCTTTAACTACTGCTTGAATAAATATTACAACATTCACAACAAAGTTTGCCATAATACCTCTAAAGAATATTTGATTCCATGGTAACGTTGCTTTTTTAGCTGCTAATGTATTTAAGGCCTCATTTGGATAAACACCATCAACAGGATTAAATAAACCAGTTTGTACTAGAATGAAAGCACATAATGCTGCACCAACAAAGTTGAAAATCCAACAAATTGCTAATAACTTAAATGATCTTGCAACTGTAGTTTTCTTATGTGTCATTCCTACTGCAAAATACATTGTATTTGAAGTAAATAATTCAGCTCCAAAGTAAACAATGAAAATAAGTCCAATTCCAAATAAATACGACATTAACATTTTTCCAAAAGGTTCAACATCAGTACCGCTAAAATCTGAAACTATTTGCATACAGAATGTATAGATAAGTGTTAAGAAAACACCTGCCATCATAGCTCTAATTGCATAGCTAACAAACTCTCCATTTAATATTTTTTCTTTCTTTTCTACTGATGAATATACTTTATCAATAAATCCACTTTCCATTTCTTTCTTCCCCCAAAAAAATTTAAAATTTTAATCTAATTTGAAATTCTTGTTATATAGATAATTCATTCCATCTAATAATAAATCCTCATCTAATATAACTTCTCTTTTCAATATTTTGGCAATGCTACTTGATAATCCACCTGTTAGGATTATTTTTAATTCACTACCATATTCTTTTTCTAAACGCTCTATCATTCCATCTAACATTGAAGCATATCCATACATTAATCCCGCTTGCATTGCTTGAATTGTTTCTTTGCAAATTACATGATTTGGTATTTCTAAATCAATAGCTGGTAAAAGTGCTGCATTACTTGCTAAAGCATTTGCACTTATTTTTAATCCTGGATAAACAATTCCACCAATATATTCATTGTTATTATTTAAGATAGTCATTGTAGTTGCTGTACCTAAATCAATTACTAAACAATTTTGTCCATATTTTTGTTTCGCTCCAACAATTCCTACTAAAATATCTGGTGCTAATGTTTTTGGTTGTTCTATTTTAATTGCTACCCCTGATTTTAAGTTTGTTCCAACAAAAACTGCTTTTGTATTAAAATATTTTTTTGCTAATTTTTCAAATATTGGATTAACACTTAAAATTACAGAGGAAATAATTATTCCAGTTATTTTTTTATAATTAATTCCAAAATTATCTAAACAACTAATAATTAAAGTTGAAAACTCATCTTCAGTTCTAGCTAAATCTGTTTCTAGCCTAAATGTTCCTAAAAGTTTATTTTCACTATATACTCCAAATACTATATTAGAATTACCAATGTCTATAGCTAATAACACTATTCATCAGCTCCTTTATCATAATCTTCTAAAAATGAATGTTTAACTCCATCTTTAGTATATCCAATTATTGCATCAATATTTACATTTGTTCCAGCAGCAAATATTGATTTATCTACACCATCAAAGATTTTTTTATAATCTTTTATCAATTCTTTTATATCAGATCTTGTACTTGCGATTTTACCAGCAGCAACTTCGCAACCACAATCCATCATTTGTAAACCAGTGTTTTTTGTAAATGAGATAATATCTTTTTCCTTAATCAAAACCATTGGTCTAATCAATTCCATATTTTCAAAATTTTGTGCCTTTAATTTAGGTAACATTGTTTTAAATGTTCCAGAATATAAAACATTCATTAATGTTGTTTCTATTACATCATCAAAATGATGACCTAACGCTATTTTATTGCACCCTAATTCTTTAGCAAAACTATATAAAGCTCCTCTTCTCATTCTTGCACATAAGTAACATGGAAACTCAGCTGACATTTTATCTACTACATCAAATATTTTAGAATCAAATATTTCAACTGGAATTTCTAAATGAGCACAATTATCAATAATTGCATTCCTATTTTCCTTATGAAAACCAGGATCCATAGCAATAAACTTCAATTCAAAAGCAACCTTACTATGTCTATGTAATTCTTGAAGTAACTTTGCTAATAAAAGTGAGTCTTTTCCACCACTAATACAAACTGCAATTTTGTCGTTTTCTTGAATTAATTCATATTCATTCAAAGCTTTTATAAATGGTCTCCAAATCTTTTTACGATACTTTTTTATCAAGGAACGCTCTATTTCTTTTATATCTAATTTTTCATTCACATAATCATCCTTTACATGCCATATTATTATATCATTTTAATACCGTACAAATCAATTATATGGGTAAAATAAATTGAACAATAAACATAAAATAAATTGTTTAATTATACCTTGATTAAAAAAATCATTTTGTTATAATATGAGTAGATAATTGTTATAAATTTTTTTAACAATCTATTCGTTTAAACTAAAAACAATTTATAGAAAAAGGAGATTTAAAAATGAGAAAATTACCAATTGATATCAAAGATATCAGAGACGCACAAGAAACCTTAAAAGGTCATGCAAGAAAAACCCCTTTAGTTAAGTCATTTTACTTTTCATCACTTACAGGCGGAGAAGTGTATTTAAAGTTAGAGAATATGCAACTAACGGGGTCTTTTAAATTTAGAGGAGCTTTTAATAAGATTTCAAGCTTAACTGAAGAAGAGCGTAAAGCAGGAGTTATTGCTTGTTCTGCTGGTAATCATGCACAAGGTGTTGCTTTATCAAGTTATTTATTAGGTATTAAATCAAAAATTGTTATGCCTACAACTGCACCTAAAGCAAAAGTTGAAGCTACAAGAGGATATCATTCTGAAGTAGTTTTAAGTGGAGATACATTTGATGATGCAAAAGATACATGTAATTGTATTGCTGCTGAAAGTGGAGAAACTTTCCTACATCCATATGATGATAAATACGTAATGGCTGGTCAAGGAACAATTGGTTTAGAAATTCTTGATGAATTATGGGATGTTGAAACTGTAATCGTACCAATCGGTGGTGGTGGTATTATCGCTGGTATTTCAGTTGCTTTAAAATCATTCAACCCAAATATCACTATTATTGGTGTTCAAGCTGAAAATGTTCATGGTATGAAAGCTAGTTACGATGCTAATGAAATCGTATCTCATTTTGTTGCACCAACAATCGCTGATGGATGTGCTGTAAAAGTTCCAGGTGAAATGACTTTTGAAATTGTTCAAGAATTAGTTGATGATATAGTAACAGTTAGTGAAGATCAAATTGAATTAGCATTAAAAGATTTACTACAACGTGGAAAAGTTGTTGTTGAAGGTGCTGGTGCTCTTGCAAGTGCTGCAATCCATTCTGGAAAAATTGATCACTTCATTAAAGGTAAAAAAGTGGTTGCTATTTTATCTGGTGGAAACATTGACTTAACAAGAGTTTCAAACATTGTTGATCATTTCTATGCACAAGAATTAACTGACTAAAAAAAATAGCTATAGTCAAAAAAATAACTTTTGGCTATAGTTTTTTTTATTTTTTTCTTGACATTAAGTCTAATATATAATATAATTTTAAATGTAGCGCGGGTGTAGTTTAATGGTAGAACTTCAGCCTTCCAAGCTGACTGTGAGGGTTCGATTCCCTTCACCCGCTCCATATATAAGTTTTAAGCCTTATTGAAGGGCTTTTTTTGTGTTCTATAACAATCAGGCAATCTAATTGGCAATCTAATAATATTAACTTTGTTCTAATACCTTATCAAGTGGACTCTTTTTATCGGTAGAATATAAGTGTTTATAAACTTTTTCTACCATGTCTCCATTTCCATGTCCAAGATATCCTCCTACTTCATCCTCAATATATCCTAAACCTATTTCTTTGCTTGTCTCTTTTAACATTTGAACATAGTAACTGCAACTAGAATGTCTAAAACTGTGAATATGTAATTGCTTCTTAAATTTTTCTTCTACATTGCTTTCCTTAATTATTACATTAAATCTATTTCTGAATGTTGTTTGATTTAAAGGCTTTCCATTGAACTCTATAAAAATAAAATTATTATCTGATGTATCAATACCAAGTGAATCACAATATTCCTTCCATTCATTTAAACATTTTATAATTGAGTTTGGTGTTTTTATTTCTCTTATACTACTTGCGGTTTTTGGGTCAATTCTTCTATATGTTTTGGTTTTAAGATATTTTTTTACATTTTTTGTATTTAATGTTGCATTAATGTATGTTCTATCTTGTTGAAAATCTCCCCATGTTAATGCAAAGCCTTCGCTTTTTCTAAATCCTATAAAAAATGCACAATTTAGGTATGTGTAGTATAGTTTTTTTCTATACTTATTTTGTTCAACGGTCTCATTAGTTGTAAATTTAAAATCCTTTTCAAATACTTCCATTAAATAATCATACTCTTTTTTTTCTAAAAAGCTCTGTTCATGTTTCTTTTTTCTGCCTTTGCCACGTGGTTTAATTCTAATATTATCAATAATTGTATCATCTATATATGCCATTTCTGCACAGTATATTAATGCTCTATCAATGTTTGTAAAAATATGACCAACTGTTAAGACTGACAAGTTTTTGTTAAGTGCTACTGTGTTGATATCTTTTTTTAATTGCTTGATTTCTTGAATTGTTAAATCTTCAACATATCTGTTTTTAAAATTTGGATAATTACCTTTTAAAACATAATTATTATTATTTGATAGAAATTTATCAATCACCTCAAAACTTCTATTATGATTAATGCAATTTTTAATTTCTAATCTATGATACTCGTTAACAATGTCACTATACAAATGCTTAGTGTTTAATTTCGTTTTTTTAAGTAATCCTTCTCTAAAGTCTACTCTCATCTTTTGAACTTCATGCTCAACTTTGGTAACTGATGTTTGCCAAATTTTTGTTTTCAATGTTTTCTTAACTCCATTTGCAGAAGCAGTAAACTGTTTTTTATACACTCTTTTATTTGTAGCTTTGTCAATTTTAGTTAAATATTTTGAACCATTTACTTCAATTTTATGTACTTTATATTTATCAATGTTTTTCATCATTAAGTCCCTCCTTAACTTAATGATAGTTTATTGTTATTCAATAATTTATTATAATCAAATAGATTAATCAAATCAACTGAATCTTTAAAAATAAAAGATTGCGAGTTAGCAATCTTTTTGTCTGAACCCAATTCATATAGTAGCTCATATTCTTTATTTATGACTGGATTGTTATACCATATTATGAAATGGTCTGTACGAATCGAGGCACCAGCTGTATAACGATATCTATCCTTGTATTCCTCAATAATATCTAATCTCATTTGCTTAGCTGCATGTATAGTTTGACCAGTAATTTCTGATATTTGTTTACATGTTAATGTTCCATATTGTAGAATTTCTCTTATTTTTTTAATATTTAGTTTTTTCATGTTATTATAATCCTTTCTAGTAGTTGTATTTTTAAACCAATTTTGGTTATTTTTTCTTTGATACAATTTTATAATAACACACTAAATTTAAAAAGTCAAATTTATAGTATAACAATAATCGACTTTTTTGTCAATAGAAATACTCTAGTTAATCACATTATATTAACAATCATTTATTTTCTCAGAATAATGTAATCTTTTTTAAAATTAAAGCCGTTCATTTCATAAGAAAAATGTTTTTTAAATATTACATCATCAGATTGTTTAATGTCTTTAAGTATTCTGCCATCATATATATATCCTTTTTCTATTGGTGGCTCTTTAAGGTTTTTAGATTTCAGATATGTTTTAGAATGTCTTCTTTCTATATCAAACTCTTTTAATAAATATTTTGATAAATAATTACTTGCTCCAAGAAATCCATTCTTACTTTTATTTATCTTATTTATTTTCACAAAACCATTTTTCCATATATCAGATAATTTATTGCTATCAATATATGGGCAATTAAATAAAATTGTATGAAAATGAATTCTTTTTGATTTACATTGTGTTTCACTAACAGTTATATAATCAATAGTAGTATCTAAATAATAGTTAAGTCTTTTTATAAAATTTCTGAATTCTTTATTTGCTACTTTTAAATCAAAAACATCAGTATCAAAAGTTAAAGTTATAAATTTATGAGAATTACTTTTATCAGGTTTAATACTAAGATTGAATAATATTAATTCTTTTAATTCCTCTGACCTTTTAATTAATGCTTTCTTTCTTCTTTCTACTGAATCTGCTTTCTCTGATAATGACATTTCATCGAATGCTTTCTTTGGTTTACCTTTTGTTTTATTATCAGTAGGCTGTCTATTAAACAAATTTTTATTATAAACACTATATATAATAAACTGACCAACATCTTTTTTTATATAACTATACATAATTTTCCTCCCATACATATTTTTAATTGGTGTCGACAGATGATGTTAATATATAATATACATATCAAGTTAAGAGGAGCCAACAAAAGTTGGCTCTCGTTGTTTAAAAAAACACTCCGTTTTTTGAGTTTTTCCAAAACTCAAAATTTTTTTAACAACTCTTTATAATGTTAATACCTTATTTGTATTAATACTAAACTATCTATGAAAGCAATTCATCTAGTAATATTTGAAACTCTGAGTCATTTTTAAATTCAGGTATTTCTATAAATCTTGGCGAAGTACAGCTATTATCCATATAGTAACCTTGTGCAGATTGTAAACCCTTATTTCTAATCTTTACATCTGTGTCACCAAAAATCATTCTTTGCTCATCTAATGATAGGTTTTGCAATCCAACTCTTATTGAGAATTGTGCTCTTATGTCACTAGAAAAAAAATCATCTATTCGAGCCATTTGCATGCCTAAGATTACAAAAATATTTTGTTGTCTTCCTTTTAATACTAACTGCTTTAAGTAACTTTGACATTCTTTTGCTATCTTAGCGTCTTCTGCATTTAATG
It encodes the following:
- a CDS encoding integrase (product_source=COG0582; cath_funfam=1.10.443.10; cog=COG0582; pfam=PF00589; superfamily=56349), whose protein sequence is MMKNIDKYKVHKIEVNGSKYLTKIDKATNKRVYKKQFTASANGVKKTLKTKIWQTSVTKVEHEVQKMRVDFREGLLKKTKLNTKHLYSDIVNEYHRLEIKNCINHNRSFEVIDKFLSNNNNYVLKGNYPNFKNRYVEDLTIQEIKQLKKDINTVALNKNLSVLTVGHIFTNIDRALIYCAEMAYIDDTIIDNIRIKPRGKGRKKKHEQSFLEKKEYDYLMEVFEKDFKFTTNETVEQNKYRKKLYYTYLNCAFFIGFRKSEGFALTWGDFQQDRTYINATLNTKNVKKYLKTKTYRRIDPKTASSIREIKTPNSIIKCLNEWKEYCDSLGIDTSDNNFIFIEFNGKPLNQTTFRNRFNVIIKESNVEEKFKKQLHIHSFRHSSCSYYVQMLKETSKEIGLGYIEDEVGGYLGHGNGDMVEKVYKHLYSTDKKSPLDKVLEQS
- a CDS encoding hypothetical protein (product_source=Hypo-rule applied; superfamily=47370), translated to MKKLNIKKIREILQYGTLTCKQISEITGQTIHAAKQMRLDIIEEYKDRYRYTAGASIRTDHFIIWYNNPVINKEYELLYELGSDKKIANSQSFIFKDSVDLINLFDYNKLLNNNKLSLS
- a CDS encoding hypothetical protein (product_source=Hypo-rule applied; superfamily=48168), with translation MYSYIKKDVGQFIIYSVYNKNLFNRQPTDNKTKGKPKKAFDEMSLSEKADSVERRKKALIKRSEELKELILFNLSIKPDKSNSHKFITLTFDTDVFDLKVANKEFRNFIKRLNYYLDTTIDYITVSETQCKSKRIHFHTILFNCPYIDSNKLSDIWKNGFVKINKINKSKNGFLGASNYLSKYLLKEFDIERRHSKTYLKSKNLKEPPIEKGYIYDGRILKDIKQSDDVIFKKHFSYEMNGFNFKKDYIILRK